CGACAACTATGGCCGACAGAACTCGCCTCGATACGATCAGTACAGCCAACAACAATCACAGTCACAACGGTATGGTTCGGGCCAAGGGCAGGGAGGATATGGCCAACAACAAGCGCCTGGCGGCTTCAGCCAAGCACCACCTCCACGAAGCAGCAGCACAAACTATGGCGTAAGCTCTCCTCCACCTCAAGCCTCCTATGGCCAAGGTCCGCGACCCCAAGAAGGCTATCATGGCCGACCTCCGATCCCAGACCACCAGCGCCCGCCTACAGTCGCCCCACCTCGAGATGGTAACGATCGTGATGCTCTATGGCCTCTTTTCCTACAAGTGGACAAGAATCGCAGCGGGCAACTTTCCGAATCCGAACTTTCCTCCGCACTCGTCAACGGCGATTACACAGCCTTCGATCCGCATACCGTCAAGATGATGATCCGAATGTTCGATACTGATAGGTCGGGGACCATAAACTTTGACGAATTCTGCGGGCTATGGGGGTTCCTGGCTGCATGGAGGGGCCTTTTCGACCGTTTCGATGTGGACAGGAGTGGGAACATATCTTTGAGGGAGTTTGAAGATGCACTGGTGGCTTTTGGATACAGGTTGAGCCCACAGTTCGTACAGCTGCTTTTCAGC
Above is a genomic segment from Fulvia fulva chromosome 3, complete sequence containing:
- a CDS encoding Programmed cell death protein 6, producing the protein MAYNRGYNPDSLPAHAEPEQAAQMLTGNPNNGGGRRDDRSSLPSNANYNKPVPPPPQVQALRPGQDDRYGSRQSSGGYQSPAPPGAYGSSNPPPQQQGYNDNYGRQNSPRYDQYSQQQSQSQRYGSGQGQGGYGQQQAPGGFSQAPPPRSSSTNYGVSSPPPQASYGQGPRPQEGYHGRPPIPDHQRPPTVAPPRDGNDRDALWPLFLQVDKNRSGQLSESELSSALVNGDYTAFDPHTVKMMIRMFDTDRSGTINFDEFCGLWGFLAAWRGLFDRFDVDRSGNISLREFEDALVAFGYRLSPQFVQLLFSTYAKSHSRGRGDEREREKVLSFDLFVQACISLKRMTDVFKKYDTDRDGYITLSFEEFLTGAQSLFLFNSISAQTDTGLY